From one Microbulbifer sp. A4B17 genomic stretch:
- the fdx gene encoding ISC system 2Fe-2S type ferredoxin, protein MPKIVFLPHPEMCPEGKVVEAESGVSVIDAALANDIEIEHACEKACACTTCHVIVREGFDSLEEPDELEEDLLDKAWGLEPESRLSCQAIVEDEDLVVEIPKYTINQVSEKH, encoded by the coding sequence ATGCCGAAGATAGTATTTTTACCCCATCCGGAAATGTGCCCCGAGGGCAAAGTGGTGGAAGCGGAGAGCGGTGTCAGCGTGATCGACGCGGCCCTGGCCAACGATATCGAAATTGAGCACGCCTGTGAAAAAGCCTGTGCCTGTACCACCTGCCACGTCATTGTGCGCGAGGGCTTCGATTCCCTGGAAGAGCCGGACGAGCTTGAAGAGGACCTGCTGGATAAAGCCTGGGGCTTGGAGCCGGAGTCTCGCCTGTCCTGCCAGGCGATTGTGGAAGATGAAGACCTAGTGGTCGAGATTCCCAAGTACACCATCAACCAGGTGTCGGAAAAGCACTGA
- the iscR gene encoding Fe-S cluster assembly transcriptional regulator IscR, with amino-acid sequence MRLTTKGRYAVTAMLDLALHADRGPISLADISKRQGISLSYLEQLFSRLRHSGLVSSVRGPGGGYRLARDGKEIFVAQIIDAVNESVDATSCGGNADCANGEQCLTHYLWSDLSDQIHSFLSSISLANLVSRAEVQEVARRQDMREAPEERVAVLGGL; translated from the coding sequence ATGCGTTTGACAACCAAAGGCCGCTACGCGGTGACTGCCATGCTGGACCTGGCGTTGCACGCTGATCGCGGACCGATCAGTCTGGCAGACATATCCAAGCGCCAGGGTATATCACTGTCCTACCTGGAGCAGTTGTTCTCCCGGTTGCGGCATTCTGGGCTGGTGTCCAGTGTGCGCGGGCCCGGCGGTGGCTATCGCCTGGCGCGGGATGGTAAAGAGATTTTCGTGGCGCAGATCATTGATGCAGTTAATGAGTCTGTAGACGCCACCAGCTGCGGCGGCAATGCGGATTGCGCCAATGGCGAACAGTGCCTGACCCACTACCTCTGGTCAGACTTGAGCGATCAGATTCATAGCTTCCTCAGCAGTATCAGCTTGGCCAACCTGGTTTCCCGAGCTGAGGTGCAGGAAGTAGCGCGTCGGCAGGATATGCGCGAGGCGCCGGAAGAGAGGGTCGCTGTACTCGGCGGCCTGTGA
- the rlmN gene encoding 23S rRNA (adenine(2503)-C(2))-methyltransferase RlmN yields MTTEKTNLLGLSVEKLAAFFESLGEKRFRAVQVLKWIHQNGVDDFAEMTNVSKALRQKLAEVAEVRAPEVLNQWDSADGTRKWLIKVSGGNAIETVYIPDGDRGTLCVSSQVGCSLDCSFCATGKQGFNRDLTAAEIIGQVWIACKSFGQLDPKGPRKVTNVVMMGMGEPLLNFDNVVDSMNLMMEDNAYGISKRRVTLSTSGVVPALDRLADVTDVSLAISLHAPNDELRNELVPINKKYPIAVLLDSAKRYIERMPDTHRKMTIEYTLMREVNDRPEHAEQLAELLKDIPVKINLIPFNPFELSDYQRVSNNALRRFQQILLDKGYTVTVRTTRGDDIDAACGQLAGSVNDRTRRSERYRNAERPVRMMN; encoded by the coding sequence ATGACCACAGAGAAAACCAACCTGCTCGGCCTTTCAGTAGAAAAGCTGGCCGCCTTTTTTGAATCATTGGGCGAGAAGCGCTTCCGCGCTGTTCAGGTTTTAAAGTGGATTCACCAGAACGGGGTTGATGACTTTGCAGAGATGACCAATGTCAGCAAGGCCCTGCGTCAAAAGCTGGCGGAAGTGGCCGAAGTCCGTGCCCCGGAAGTATTGAATCAGTGGGATTCCGCCGATGGCACACGGAAATGGTTAATTAAAGTCTCCGGTGGCAATGCTATCGAGACTGTCTATATCCCCGATGGTGATCGCGGCACCCTGTGTGTCTCCTCCCAGGTGGGCTGTTCCCTGGATTGCAGCTTTTGTGCAACTGGCAAGCAGGGCTTTAACCGCGATTTAACGGCGGCAGAAATTATCGGGCAGGTCTGGATTGCCTGTAAATCTTTCGGTCAATTGGACCCGAAAGGACCACGCAAGGTTACCAACGTGGTAATGATGGGCATGGGTGAGCCGCTGCTCAATTTCGACAATGTGGTCGATTCCATGAACCTGATGATGGAAGACAACGCCTACGGCATTTCCAAGCGCCGCGTCACCCTGTCGACCTCCGGTGTAGTGCCCGCACTGGACCGCCTCGCCGATGTTACCGATGTGAGCCTGGCGATTTCCCTGCATGCGCCCAACGATGAATTGCGCAACGAGCTGGTGCCGATCAATAAGAAATACCCAATTGCAGTGCTGTTGGATTCTGCCAAGCGCTATATTGAGCGCATGCCGGATACGCACCGTAAAATGACCATTGAATACACGCTGATGCGCGAGGTAAATGATCGCCCGGAGCACGCTGAGCAACTGGCAGAACTGTTAAAAGATATTCCGGTGAAAATTAACCTGATCCCTTTTAACCCGTTTGAGCTGTCTGACTACCAGCGAGTGAGCAACAACGCCTTGCGCCGTTTCCAGCAGATTTTGCTCGACAAAGGGTATACCGTAACCGTGCGCACTACGCGCGGCGATGATATTGATGCGGCCTGTGGTCAGCTGGCAGGCAGTGTTAACGACCGCACCCGCCGTTCTGAGCGTTACCGCAATGCGGAACGCCCTGTCAGGATGATGAACTAA
- the iscU gene encoding Fe-S cluster assembly scaffold IscU: protein MAYSDKVIDHYEHPRNVGRMDDKADNVGTGMVGAPACGDVMRLQIQVSDEGVIEDAKFKTYGCGSAIASSSLLTEWVKGKTIDEAEQIKNTAIAEELALPPVKIHCSVLAEDAIKAAVRDIREKRGESDDAVEAKESAAG, encoded by the coding sequence ATGGCCTATAGCGATAAAGTAATTGACCACTACGAGCACCCCCGCAATGTTGGACGTATGGACGACAAGGCGGACAATGTAGGCACCGGTATGGTGGGCGCGCCCGCCTGTGGTGACGTGATGCGCCTACAGATTCAGGTAAGCGACGAGGGCGTTATCGAAGACGCCAAGTTCAAGACCTACGGCTGTGGTTCCGCCATTGCCTCCAGCTCCCTCCTGACCGAGTGGGTGAAAGGCAAGACGATCGACGAAGCGGAGCAGATCAAGAACACTGCCATTGCAGAGGAGCTGGCGCTGCCGCCGGTAAAAATCCATTGCTCGGTTCTCGCCGAAGACGCGATTAAAGCTGCGGTTCGCGATATCCGTGAAAAGCGCGGTGAGTCCGATGACGCTGTAGAAGCCAAGGAATCTGCGGCGGGTTAA
- the hscA gene encoding Fe-S protein assembly chaperone HscA has translation MALLQISEPGQSPAPHQRKHAVGIDLGTTNSLVATVRSGSAEAIADEQGEVILPSAVHYGAEAITVGAEARACAAGDPYNTMISIKRLMGRGVADIKSFGEQLPYRLAESSGGMPSIETAAGPVNPVQVSAEILKKLAARGREALYGKAGGELDGAVITVPAYFDDAQRQATKDAAQLAGLKVLRLLNEPTAAAVAYGLDKGEEGVIAVYDLGGGTFDISILRLSRGVFEVMSTGGDTALGGDDFDRTIASWIAEQVGLGTDLDAATQRVLLDSACAAKESLSSVEQVEVQYGDWSGVLDRDTMASLLDPLIDKTLRACKRALRDAGISADEVQEVVLVGGSTRTLRVRERVEGYFGRPPHAEIDPDQVVAIGAAIQADVLVGNKSSEELLLLDVIPLSLGVETMGGLAEKLIDRNTTIPVSKAQEFTTFKDGQTAMAIHVVQGERELVSDCRSLARFELRGIPPMVAGAAHIRVTFQVDADGLLSVTAMEKSSGVSADITVKPSYGLEDKDIARMLQESYTHAAEDIALRALREAQVEAERTLESMLVALRENGAQLLDEGELNELEHAMEALRLAHNGGDAEEIRRRIEALNKLSEPFAAKRMDASIKRAMQGHSLDEFDK, from the coding sequence ATGGCATTACTGCAGATTTCTGAACCGGGCCAGAGCCCAGCTCCCCACCAGCGCAAGCACGCAGTGGGTATCGATTTGGGGACCACTAACTCACTGGTAGCGACCGTGCGCAGTGGATCGGCAGAGGCCATTGCCGATGAGCAGGGTGAAGTGATCCTGCCATCAGCGGTGCACTACGGAGCCGAGGCGATTACCGTGGGTGCTGAAGCCCGCGCGTGCGCTGCAGGAGATCCCTACAACACCATGATTTCTATCAAGCGCCTGATGGGGCGAGGTGTTGCAGATATCAAAAGTTTTGGTGAGCAGTTGCCCTATCGCCTGGCTGAGAGCAGTGGTGGTATGCCTTCGATTGAAACTGCAGCCGGACCGGTAAACCCGGTGCAGGTATCGGCAGAAATCCTGAAAAAACTAGCCGCGCGCGGCCGCGAAGCGCTCTACGGCAAAGCGGGCGGTGAGCTGGATGGTGCGGTGATCACCGTGCCGGCCTACTTCGATGATGCCCAGCGCCAAGCGACCAAAGACGCCGCCCAACTGGCGGGCCTGAAAGTCCTGCGCCTGCTCAACGAGCCCACAGCAGCGGCTGTTGCCTACGGCCTGGATAAAGGCGAAGAGGGTGTGATCGCTGTCTATGACCTCGGTGGCGGCACCTTCGATATCTCTATTCTGCGCCTGTCCCGGGGTGTGTTTGAAGTCATGTCTACCGGCGGCGATACCGCTCTCGGTGGCGACGATTTCGATCGCACTATCGCTTCCTGGATCGCCGAGCAAGTGGGACTGGGTACTGATCTCGACGCCGCGACCCAGCGAGTCCTGTTAGACAGCGCTTGTGCTGCAAAAGAATCCCTGTCCAGTGTCGAGCAGGTGGAAGTGCAATACGGCGACTGGTCCGGTGTGCTCGACCGCGACACCATGGCTTCACTGCTGGACCCCCTGATCGACAAAACCCTACGCGCCTGCAAGCGCGCCCTGCGCGACGCCGGTATCAGTGCCGATGAGGTGCAGGAAGTGGTTCTGGTGGGTGGCTCCACCCGTACTCTGCGCGTGCGCGAGCGGGTTGAGGGTTATTTTGGCCGTCCCCCTCATGCGGAAATTGACCCCGACCAAGTAGTAGCAATCGGCGCCGCGATTCAGGCTGATGTACTGGTGGGCAATAAGTCCAGCGAAGAACTACTGCTGTTGGATGTTATTCCCCTTTCCCTTGGGGTTGAAACCATGGGTGGCCTCGCGGAAAAACTGATTGATCGCAACACGACGATCCCCGTCTCCAAGGCTCAGGAGTTCACCACTTTTAAAGATGGCCAGACTGCCATGGCGATCCATGTCGTGCAGGGCGAGCGGGAACTGGTGAGTGACTGCCGCTCGCTGGCGCGCTTTGAATTGCGCGGCATACCGCCGATGGTGGCCGGTGCCGCCCATATCCGTGTAACTTTCCAGGTGGATGCTGACGGTCTTTTGTCGGTGACAGCCATGGAAAAAAGCAGTGGTGTCAGTGCCGATATTACGGTTAAACCGTCTTACGGCCTGGAAGATAAGGATATTGCGCGCATGTTGCAGGAATCCTACACCCACGCCGCTGAGGATATCGCCCTGCGCGCCCTGCGCGAGGCTCAGGTGGAAGCGGAGAGGACCCTGGAAAGCATGTTGGTGGCCCTGCGTGAGAACGGCGCCCAGCTGCTGGACGAAGGTGAGTTAAATGAGCTTGAGCACGCGATGGAAGCTTTGCGCCTGGCCCATAACGGCGGCGACGCAGAGGAAATTCGTCGACGTATCGAAGCTTTGAATAAGTTGTCTGAGCCCTTTGCTGCAAAGCGTATGGACGCCTCTATCAAGCGCGCTATGCAGGGCCATAGCTTGGACGAATTTGATAAATAA
- the hscB gene encoding co-chaperone HscB, giving the protein MATNLNHFEVFGLQPAFAVDRSALATRYRELQREFHPDKYASHSEGEQLLAIKMAAQINEAHTVLRDPVQRAAYLLKLAGVDVPPEQTTKDTEFLMQQMMLRERLEEVREQPDPAAALDELIAEARGLISSEEQRFAETYDGGDLGAAEDSLRKLQFLAKLEKQIDELEEDLFND; this is encoded by the coding sequence ATGGCAACCAACCTGAACCATTTCGAAGTTTTTGGTCTGCAACCCGCGTTCGCGGTAGATCGCAGTGCCCTGGCGACCCGCTACCGGGAATTACAGCGGGAATTCCACCCGGACAAGTACGCTTCCCATTCCGAGGGCGAACAATTGTTAGCCATCAAAATGGCGGCTCAGATCAATGAGGCGCACACCGTTTTACGCGACCCGGTACAGCGCGCCGCTTACCTACTCAAGTTGGCCGGGGTAGATGTGCCACCCGAGCAGACCACCAAAGATACTGAATTTTTGATGCAGCAGATGATGTTGCGCGAGCGCCTGGAAGAAGTGCGCGAGCAGCCCGATCCTGCAGCTGCGCTGGATGAGCTCATTGCTGAGGCGCGGGGGCTGATCTCCAGTGAGGAACAGCGCTTTGCCGAAACTTATGACGGGGGCGACCTGGGTGCAGCAGAGGACTCTCTGCGCAAGCTTCAGTTCCTGGCCAAGCTTGAGAAACAAATTGACGAGCTGGAAGAAGACCTTTTCAACGACTAG
- the iscA gene encoding iron-sulfur cluster assembly protein IscA, which produces MAISMTEAAEAHIQSQLAKRGKGIGIRVGVKTAGCSGLAYVLEFVDSFEAEDTVFEQNGVKLVVDPKSLVYLDGTQLDFVKEGLNEGFTFSNPNVKNECGCGESFHV; this is translated from the coding sequence TTGGCTATTAGTATGACCGAGGCCGCTGAGGCCCACATTCAAAGTCAATTGGCCAAGCGAGGCAAGGGAATCGGCATTCGTGTCGGTGTCAAAACGGCCGGCTGTTCCGGTCTCGCCTATGTGCTGGAATTTGTCGATTCGTTCGAAGCCGAAGATACGGTATTTGAGCAAAACGGCGTCAAGTTGGTGGTGGACCCCAAGAGTCTGGTTTACCTCGACGGCACCCAGCTGGATTTCGTCAAGGAAGGCCTGAACGAAGGCTTCACCTTCTCGAATCCCAATGTAAAAAATGAGTGTGGCTGCGGCGAGAGTTTCCACGTCTGA
- a CDS encoding IscS subfamily cysteine desulfurase, which yields MKLPIYLDYSATCPVDPRVAKKMAEQLTMEGNFGNPASRSHLFGWKAEEAVENARRQVAELINADPREIVWTSGATESDNLGIKGAAHFYQSRGKHIITSKIEHKAVLDTCRQLEREGFEVTYLNPREDGIVYPEQVEEAMREDTTVVSLMHVNNEIGVINDIAAIGELCRSRKVIFHVDAAQSAGKLPIDLQEMKIDLMSFSGHKIYGPKGIGALYVRRKPRVRLEAQMHGGGHERGMRSGTLPTHQIVGMGEAFGIAKEEMAQEAERLRSLRDRFWDQIKDMEEVHINGSAEQRIPGNLNVSFAFVEGESLIMSLRDLAISSGSACTSASLEPSYVLRALGVNDELAHSSLRFSFGRFTSESDVDTAAAEVRKAVEKLRELSPLWDMYKDGVDLNKIEWAAH from the coding sequence ATGAAGCTTCCCATCTATCTGGACTATTCGGCTACCTGTCCGGTTGACCCACGTGTCGCCAAGAAAATGGCAGAGCAGCTGACGATGGAAGGCAATTTCGGCAATCCGGCCTCCCGCTCCCACCTGTTTGGTTGGAAAGCGGAAGAAGCAGTGGAGAATGCCCGACGCCAGGTGGCGGAGCTGATCAACGCCGATCCGCGCGAAATTGTCTGGACCAGCGGTGCCACCGAGTCCGACAACCTGGGTATCAAGGGTGCGGCCCACTTCTACCAGAGTCGCGGTAAGCACATCATTACCTCCAAAATTGAGCACAAAGCTGTTTTGGATACCTGCCGCCAGCTGGAGCGGGAAGGGTTTGAAGTGACCTACCTGAATCCCCGCGAAGACGGCATTGTCTATCCGGAGCAGGTTGAGGAAGCCATGCGTGAGGACACCACTGTGGTGAGCCTGATGCACGTCAACAACGAGATCGGGGTGATCAACGATATCGCTGCGATCGGCGAACTGTGTCGTTCGCGCAAAGTAATTTTCCACGTGGACGCGGCCCAGAGCGCTGGCAAGCTGCCGATCGACCTTCAGGAAATGAAAATTGACCTGATGTCCTTCTCTGGCCACAAAATTTACGGCCCCAAAGGTATCGGTGCCCTTTACGTACGCCGCAAGCCCCGCGTCCGTCTGGAAGCCCAGATGCACGGTGGCGGCCACGAGCGCGGTATGCGCTCCGGTACCCTGCCGACTCACCAGATTGTCGGTATGGGCGAAGCCTTTGGTATTGCTAAAGAAGAAATGGCTCAGGAAGCCGAGCGTCTGCGCTCTCTGCGCGACCGTTTCTGGGACCAGATCAAGGATATGGAAGAGGTCCATATCAACGGTTCCGCCGAGCAGCGAATTCCGGGCAACCTGAACGTGAGCTTTGCATTTGTAGAAGGTGAGAGCCTGATCATGTCGCTGCGCGACCTGGCGATCTCCTCCGGTTCCGCTTGTACCTCTGCGAGCCTGGAGCCCAGCTACGTACTGCGAGCCCTGGGTGTTAACGATGAACTGGCGCACAGCTCACTGCGCTTCAGCTTTGGTCGTTTTACCAGCGAGAGTGATGTCGACACCGCTGCCGCAGAAGTGCGCAAGGCAGTGGAGAAACTACGTGAATTGTCACCGCTTTGGGATATGTACAAAGACGGCGTAGACCTGAACAAGATTGAATGGGCCGCTCACTAA
- the iscX gene encoding Fe-S cluster assembly protein IscX, with translation MKWTDIHDIAIELSEAHEDVDPLTVNFVDLRNWVMALPGFDDDPERCGEKILEAIQAAWIEEQE, from the coding sequence ATGAAGTGGACTGATATTCACGATATTGCCATAGAGCTGAGCGAAGCTCACGAGGATGTGGACCCTCTGACGGTCAACTTTGTCGACCTGCGCAACTGGGTGATGGCGCTGCCCGGATTTGATGACGACCCTGAGCGCTGCGGAGAGAAAATCCTCGAGGCGATCCAGGCTGCCTGGATCGAAGAGCAGGAGTAA
- the ndk gene encoding nucleoside-diphosphate kinase translates to MALERTLSIIKPDAVAKNVIGEIESRFEKAGLSIVAMKMVQLSREKAEGFYAEHKERPFFKDLVDFMTSGPVVVQVLEGENAILANRDLMGATNPKEAAAGTIRADFADSIDANAVHGSDSAESAAREVSYFFADDEICARA, encoded by the coding sequence ATGGCCCTGGAGCGTACCCTTTCCATCATCAAGCCGGACGCAGTAGCCAAGAATGTAATCGGTGAAATCGAGAGCCGTTTTGAGAAAGCTGGCCTGAGCATTGTTGCCATGAAGATGGTTCAACTGTCCCGCGAAAAAGCTGAAGGTTTCTACGCTGAGCACAAAGAGCGTCCTTTCTTCAAAGACCTGGTTGACTTCATGACTTCCGGTCCAGTTGTTGTACAGGTTCTGGAAGGTGAGAACGCTATCCTGGCAAACCGCGACCTGATGGGTGCTACCAACCCTAAAGAAGCTGCTGCTGGCACCATCCGTGCTGACTTCGCTGACAGCATCGACGCCAACGCTGTACACGGCTCCGACTCCGCAGAGTCCGCTGCTCGCGAAGTAAGCTACTTCTTCGCCGACGACGAAATCTGCGCGCGCGCTTAA